A stretch of Rhodothermales bacterium DNA encodes these proteins:
- a CDS encoding PKD domain-containing protein: protein MNRFSTAVLGFLIATAMVPGSKALAQDGPREVIQASRHNTSVPLGQVNMPSAAKAVRAPFAIPNKGFKIDVKGNDALDKTGFTDPVLQVQGGTLAPNLFASFDGSSDDDNSAVLGFRVVPPDTDGDVGPNHYVQWINSVTEIFDKNGNTLLGPVAGNIYFQGLGGDCEADNDGDPIVLYDESADRWLVAQFSVTASPFSMCVAVSTSPDPTGSYNQYEFNFGTDFPDYPKLGIWGDSYTMTTRDFGGNGAFFSGLSAVAMDRSAMLNGQPATMVRFPNAFGGTSIDGYLPADADGAVSGPAIFGGHGDDGNTTFELWQLDVDWNNPGAATFASIPGVTIPTYDGVVPSVNQPNGQVLDDHSFFTMHRLQVRDFGGHTSMVSNHTVETTANTAGIRWYEFRNTGGNWTLHQSGTYSPDTDDRWMGSIAINANGDIALGYSRSSSAMFPSIYMTGQTADQSGTGIMNVEETLLHAGGGSQSGASRWGDYSMMSVDPVDGRFWYTTEYYAATGSFDFNTRIASFDLGGGGTGNIPPVASFTSSCTLLSCDFTDASADADGSIVSWSWTFGDGGTSTAQNPTHAYAANGTYTVGLTVTDDLGATASTSQSVTVNDGTVTATMHIASILIDAIRKTGERGRFAEATVNVVDADGNVVPGVSVTGEFYGFITETGKGPELTDGNGDAVFVSDTNGSRRRILNETFFCVTDVTGGGLTYEPADNPDAAFDCSGVTAAPGIAASDRFDALDETPADFDLAQNYPNPFNPTTIIGYSVPEASDVTVQVFNMLGQEVATLASGYHTAGRYEVAFNANNLSAGIYIYTIKTGNIAITKRMTLLK, encoded by the coding sequence ATGAATCGATTCTCTACTGCTGTGCTGGGCTTTCTCATAGCCACGGCCATGGTCCCGGGCTCCAAGGCCCTGGCCCAGGATGGTCCCCGAGAAGTGATCCAGGCTTCCCGCCACAATACATCGGTCCCGCTCGGGCAGGTGAACATGCCGTCCGCCGCCAAGGCGGTGCGGGCGCCGTTCGCCATCCCCAACAAGGGCTTCAAGATCGATGTCAAGGGCAACGACGCGTTGGACAAGACCGGCTTCACGGATCCCGTGCTGCAGGTTCAGGGAGGGACGCTCGCGCCCAATCTCTTCGCCAGCTTCGACGGCTCCAGCGACGACGATAACTCGGCCGTTCTCGGCTTCCGCGTCGTTCCGCCGGATACCGACGGAGACGTTGGCCCGAACCACTACGTTCAGTGGATCAACTCCGTCACGGAGATCTTCGACAAAAACGGCAACACGCTGCTCGGCCCCGTCGCGGGCAACATCTACTTCCAGGGCCTCGGCGGCGACTGCGAGGCGGACAACGACGGCGACCCGATCGTCCTCTACGACGAATCCGCGGACCGCTGGCTCGTCGCGCAGTTCTCCGTGACCGCGTCCCCGTTCTCGATGTGCGTGGCCGTCTCGACGTCGCCGGATCCGACGGGTTCGTACAACCAGTACGAATTCAACTTCGGAACCGACTTCCCGGACTACCCGAAGCTCGGCATCTGGGGCGACAGCTACACGATGACCACGCGCGACTTCGGCGGCAACGGCGCCTTCTTCTCGGGCCTGAGCGCGGTGGCGATGGATCGTAGCGCCATGCTGAACGGCCAGCCGGCCACCATGGTGCGGTTCCCGAACGCCTTTGGCGGCACCTCGATCGACGGCTACCTGCCGGCCGATGCCGACGGCGCCGTCTCCGGCCCGGCGATCTTCGGCGGCCATGGCGACGACGGCAATACCACGTTCGAACTGTGGCAGCTCGATGTCGACTGGAACAACCCCGGCGCGGCGACCTTCGCCAGCATCCCGGGCGTGACCATCCCGACGTACGACGGCGTCGTGCCGTCGGTCAACCAGCCGAACGGCCAGGTGCTCGACGACCACTCGTTCTTCACGATGCACCGCCTCCAGGTGCGCGACTTCGGCGGTCACACGTCGATGGTCTCGAACCACACCGTGGAAACGACTGCCAACACGGCCGGCATCCGCTGGTACGAGTTCCGCAACACGGGCGGCAACTGGACGCTGCACCAGTCGGGCACCTACAGCCCGGACACGGACGACCGCTGGATGGGCTCGATCGCGATCAACGCCAACGGCGACATCGCCCTCGGCTACTCCCGTTCGAGCAGCGCCATGTTCCCGTCGATCTACATGACCGGCCAGACGGCCGATCAGAGCGGCACGGGCATCATGAACGTCGAAGAAACCCTCCTGCACGCCGGCGGCGGCTCGCAGAGCGGCGCCAGCCGCTGGGGCGACTACAGCATGATGTCGGTCGACCCGGTCGACGGTCGGTTCTGGTACACGACCGAGTACTACGCGGCCACGGGCAGCTTCGACTTCAACACGCGCATTGCGTCGTTCGATCTCGGCGGCGGCGGCACGGGCAACATCCCGCCGGTGGCCAGCTTCACGTCGTCCTGTACGCTCCTGAGCTGCGACTTCACCGACGCCAGCGCGGATGCCGACGGCAGCATCGTCTCCTGGAGCTGGACCTTCGGCGACGGCGGCACCTCGACGGCCCAGAACCCGACCCACGCCTACGCGGCCAACGGCACGTACACGGTGGGCCTCACGGTGACGGACGACCTGGGCGCCACGGCCTCGACCAGCCAGTCGGTCACCGTCAACGACGGCACCGTCACGGCGACGATGCACATCGCGAGCATCCTGATCGACGCCATCCGCAAGACGGGCGAACGCGGCCGCTTCGCTGAAGCGACGGTGAACGTCGTCGACGCCGACGGCAACGTCGTTCCCGGCGTATCGGTTACGGGCGAGTTCTACGGGTTCATCACCGAAACCGGCAAGGGCCCCGAACTCACCGACGGCAACGGCGACGCGGTATTCGTGTCGGATACCAACGGCAGCCGCCGCCGCATCCTCAACGAAACGTTCTTCTGCGTGACGGACGTCACCGGCGGCGGGCTCACGTACGAGCCGGCCGACAACCCGGATGCGGCGTTCGATTGCTCCGGCGTGACGGCTGCCCCGGGCATCGCCGCCAGCGACCGTTTCGACGCGCTCGACGAGACGCCGGCCGACTTCGACCTCGCGCAGAACTACCCGAACCCGTTCAACCCGACGACGATCATCGGCTACTCGGTGCCTGAGGCGTCGGACGTGACGGTCCAGGTGTTCAACATGCTCGGCCAGGAAGTCGCTACCCTGGCATCGGGCTACCACACGGCTGGCCGCTACGAGGTCGCGTTCAACGCGAACAACCTCAGCGCGGGCATCTATATCTACACGATCAAGACGGGCAACATCGCCATCACCAAGCGGATGACGCTGTTGAAATAA
- a CDS encoding pseudouridine synthase, which translates to MVLPVLYHDAHYVAIDKPSGLLVHRTYLDQRERRFALQCLRDQLGRLVYPIHRLDKPASGVLLFALHPEAAQRMTSAFAEKAVEKRYLAIVRGHPDDAGVIDHPLKALRDKRFESPVAAGTPPAPALTRYRTLARSECPFAISKYPTSRYALVEAETETGRYHQVRRHFNHIHHPLIGDQKHGDYRHNRFFREQLGCDRLLLHAAWMRVAHPFEERTIEVAAPMPADFAAIASRIGLIA; encoded by the coding sequence ATGGTCCTACCCGTGCTCTATCACGACGCGCATTACGTCGCGATCGACAAGCCCTCCGGGCTGCTCGTGCACCGGACGTATCTCGACCAGCGCGAACGCCGTTTTGCGCTCCAGTGTCTGCGCGATCAACTCGGGCGCCTCGTCTACCCGATCCACCGGCTCGACAAGCCGGCATCCGGCGTGCTGCTTTTTGCCCTGCACCCGGAAGCCGCTCAGCGTATGACGTCGGCTTTCGCTGAAAAAGCGGTCGAAAAGCGGTACCTGGCCATCGTGCGCGGGCATCCGGACGACGCCGGCGTCATCGATCATCCCCTGAAGGCGCTGCGCGACAAACGCTTCGAGTCCCCGGTGGCGGCCGGGACGCCGCCGGCGCCCGCCCTCACCCGCTACCGCACCCTGGCGCGGAGCGAGTGCCCCTTCGCCATCAGCAAGTACCCGACCTCGCGCTACGCCCTCGTCGAGGCCGAGACAGAGACCGGGCGCTATCACCAGGTGCGCCGGCATTTCAACCACATCCACCACCCCCTCATCGGCGACCAGAAACACGGGGATTACCGGCACAACCGGTTCTTCCGGGAGCAACTCGGTTGCGACCGGCTGTTGCTGCACGCCGCGTGGATGCGCGTAGCCCATCCCTTCGAGGAACGAACGATCGAGGTGGCGGCCCCCATGCCGGCGGACTTCGCGGCGATCGCCAGCCGGATCGGGTTGATCGCATAA
- a CDS encoding PKD domain-containing protein codes for MVTGTEALGQDAPEIVQAVRHDTSIPLREMRAPVAAQSGRAPFAIPNKLTKFGRPAGNLVDKASDFVDPMLQTQAGTLAPTLGVSFDGSSDDDNSAILGFRVVPPDTDGDVGPNHYVQWINSVTEIFDRNGNTLLGPVAGNIYFQGMGGDCEADNDGDPVVLYDEAADRWLVSQFSVSASPYSMCIAISTTPDPTGSYNRYEFGFGTDFPDYPKLGIWGDSYTMTTRDFTNGASFGGQSAIVLDRTAMLAGNPATMVRFKNAFGITKDGYLSGDSDAPISGPVIFGGHGADGNTTIELWQLTIDWNNPGAATFASIPGVTVPAFDDIVPSANQPNGQVLDDLSNFTMHRLNVRDFGTHKSMVANHSVEVTTGVIGVRWYEFRNTGGNWTLYQSGTYSPDSDDRWMGSIAINANGDIALGYSRSSSTMFPSIYMTGQTADQSGTGVMNVAETLLHAGTGAQSGASRWGDYSMMSVDPTDNASFWYTTEYYAATGSFDFNTRITSFNLGGGGGTGNNPPVASFTTSCTDLVCNFTDTSSDSDGSIASRSWTFGDGGTSTAQNPSHTYAAAGTYTVGLTVTDNEGATGSTSQSVTVTGGGTGGPTVHISALTLGKQNAGGGNYFGKANVTVVNENGQTVGSATVTGVFSGPISETKSATTNNKGRATIISSSSFPKAQLSSLQFCVSNVVATGYTYDPNANGNPSWDCGGVAPIAGSFADAQDNLKLQSDLPVDFDLAQNYPNPFNPTTIIGYSVPEASDVTVQVFNMLGQEVATLASGYHNAGHYEVAFNANNLSAGIYIYTIKAGNVAITKRMTLLK; via the coding sequence ATGGTAACCGGCACAGAAGCGCTGGGACAGGACGCCCCGGAAATCGTCCAGGCCGTCCGTCACGACACCTCCATACCCCTGCGCGAAATGCGCGCGCCCGTGGCCGCCCAGTCCGGCCGCGCTCCCTTCGCCATCCCGAACAAGCTGACCAAGTTCGGCCGGCCGGCCGGCAACCTGGTTGACAAGGCCAGCGACTTTGTCGACCCCATGCTGCAAACGCAGGCCGGCACGCTCGCGCCGACCCTCGGCGTCAGCTTCGACGGCTCCAGCGACGACGACAACTCGGCCATCCTCGGCTTCCGCGTCGTTCCGCCGGATACCGACGGCGACGTAGGGCCGAACCACTACGTCCAGTGGATCAACTCGGTGACCGAGATCTTCGACCGCAACGGCAACACCCTGCTCGGCCCCGTAGCCGGCAACATCTACTTCCAGGGTATGGGTGGCGACTGCGAGGCGGACAACGACGGCGACCCGGTGGTGCTGTACGACGAAGCCGCCGACCGCTGGCTCGTCAGCCAGTTCTCCGTGAGCGCCTCGCCGTACTCGATGTGTATCGCCATCTCGACGACCCCGGATCCGACCGGCTCCTACAACCGCTATGAATTCGGTTTCGGGACGGACTTCCCGGACTACCCGAAGCTCGGCATCTGGGGCGACAGCTACACGATGACCACGCGTGACTTCACCAACGGCGCCTCGTTCGGTGGTCAGAGCGCCATCGTCCTCGATCGTACCGCCATGCTCGCCGGCAACCCGGCTACCATGGTTCGCTTCAAGAACGCCTTCGGCATCACGAAAGACGGCTACCTCTCGGGAGACTCCGACGCGCCGATCAGCGGCCCGGTCATCTTCGGCGGCCACGGCGCCGATGGCAACACGACCATCGAACTCTGGCAGCTCACGATCGACTGGAACAACCCCGGCGCGGCGACCTTCGCCAGCATCCCGGGCGTGACCGTTCCGGCATTCGACGACATCGTTCCCTCGGCCAACCAGCCGAACGGCCAGGTGCTCGACGACCTGTCGAACTTCACGATGCACCGCCTCAACGTGCGCGACTTCGGCACGCACAAATCGATGGTCGCCAACCACTCTGTTGAAGTCACCACCGGCGTCATCGGCGTCCGCTGGTACGAGTTCCGCAACACGGGCGGCAACTGGACGCTCTACCAGTCGGGCACCTACAGCCCCGACTCGGACGACCGCTGGATGGGCTCGATCGCGATCAACGCCAACGGCGACATCGCCCTCGGCTACTCCCGTTCGAGCAGCACGATGTTCCCGTCGATCTACATGACCGGCCAGACGGCCGATCAGAGCGGCACGGGCGTCATGAACGTGGCTGAAACCCTCCTGCACGCCGGCACCGGCGCACAGAGCGGCGCCAGCCGCTGGGGCGACTACAGCATGATGTCCGTCGACCCGACCGACAACGCGTCGTTCTGGTACACGACCGAGTACTACGCGGCCACGGGCAGCTTCGACTTCAACACCCGCATCACGTCGTTCAACCTCGGCGGCGGCGGCGGCACCGGCAACAACCCGCCGGTCGCCAGCTTCACGACATCCTGCACCGACCTCGTCTGCAACTTCACCGACACCAGCTCGGACTCCGATGGCAGCATCGCGTCCCGCAGCTGGACGTTCGGCGACGGCGGCACCTCGACGGCGCAGAACCCGAGCCACACCTACGCGGCGGCCGGCACCTACACCGTCGGCCTCACGGTGACGGACAACGAAGGCGCTACCGGCTCGACCTCGCAGAGCGTGACGGTGACGGGCGGCGGCACGGGCGGCCCGACGGTACACATCTCGGCCCTCACCCTGGGCAAGCAGAATGCCGGCGGCGGCAACTACTTCGGTAAAGCCAACGTGACCGTCGTGAACGAAAACGGCCAGACGGTCGGCAGCGCTACGGTGACGGGCGTGTTCTCGGGCCCGATCTCGGAGACGAAATCGGCGACGACCAACAACAAAGGCCGCGCGACGATCATCTCGTCCAGCTCGTTCCCGAAAGCGCAGCTCAGCTCGCTGCAGTTCTGCGTCAGCAACGTCGTTGCGACGGGTTATACCTACGATCCGAACGCGAACGGCAACCCCTCGTGGGATTGCGGCGGCGTGGCTCCGATCGCCGGCTCCTTCGCGGATGCCCAGGACAACCTGAAGCTCCAGTCCGACCTGCCGGTCGACTTCGACCTCGCGCAGAACTACCCGAACCCGTTCAACCCGACGACGATCATCGGCTACTCGGTGCCTGAAGCGTCGGACGTAACGGTCCAGGTGTTCAACATGCTCGGTCAGGAAGTCGCTACCCTGGCGTCGGGCTACCACAATGCCGGCCACTACGAGGTCGCGTTCAACGCGAACAACCTCAGTGCAGGCATCTACATCTACACGATCAAAGCGGGCAACGTCGCCATCACCAAGCGGATGACGCTGCTGAAGTAA
- a CDS encoding PKD domain-containing protein, with protein sequence MNRFSTIILGFLIAAFMVVGTDAMAQEGPTVVQSSRHHSSIPLREMRVPDASLSGRVPFAIPNKFTKFGTPRTNASDQSAGFLDPVLQTQAGPLAPTLGVSFDGSNDDDNSALLGFRIVPPDTDGDVGPNHYVQWINLVSEIFDKNGNTIMGPFAGNLYFQGLGGDCEANNDGDPVVLYDESADRWLVSQFAVTASPYSMCIAISQTADPTGAYNQYEFNFGTDFPDYPKLGIWGDSYTMTTRDFANGASFAGQSAVVMDRDAMLNGQPATMVRFANAFGLSADGRLAGDSDAPISGPVIFGGHGDDGNSTFELWELNVDWNNPGAATLNSIAGVSVPAFDGVTPNATQPSPGETLAALPFFTMHRLNVRDFGTHLSMVSNHTVEVSPGVLGVRWYEFRKTTGNWTLYQSGTYSPDSDDRWMGSIAINAAGDIALGYSRSGSSMFPSIYMTGQTADQSGTGVMNVAETLLHAGGGVQTGSSSRWGDYSMMSVDPSDNNSFWFTTEYYAATGSFDFNTRIASFNLGGGGTGNINPVASFTSSCTLLSCDFTDTSSDADGSVVSWSWTFGDGGTSTAQNPSHAYGANGTYTVGLTVTDDQGATGTTSKTVTVNDGTTTGTMHVETIVTAVVKSGGAPVGQATVTIFDENESPVANATVNGTFSGDLSGSSSAVTNSSGVAVIQLGGAVNRNSVVNFCVDTVAGSLTYDPAQNESAAFACGEPPPPGDFMHVHDLVTTVTRDANRNRVGQATITVYDENEVPVANATVAGTFSGDLVATGSAVTDANGVAIIQAGTGLSKNAVVNFCVDDVTGALTYDAGQNENAAWDCAGAAPAAKSIAIGKDVLNLQSDLPVDFDLAQNYPNPFNPTTIIAYAVPEASDVTVKVFNMLGQEVATLATGHHEAGRYQVSFNASNLSAGIYLYTIKAGSVAITKRMTLLK encoded by the coding sequence ATGAATCGATTCTCTACGATTATTCTGGGCTTCTTGATAGCGGCCTTCATGGTGGTGGGTACCGATGCGATGGCCCAGGAAGGACCGACCGTCGTCCAGTCTTCCCGTCACCATTCGTCTATACCCCTGCGCGAAATGCGCGTACCTGACGCGTCCCTGTCTGGACGGGTCCCGTTCGCGATTCCGAACAAATTTACCAAGTTCGGCACCCCACGCACGAATGCGAGCGACCAGTCTGCTGGATTCCTTGATCCGGTGCTGCAAACGCAAGCCGGCCCGCTGGCTCCCACCCTGGGCGTCAGCTTCGACGGCTCGAACGACGACGATAACTCCGCCCTCCTGGGCTTTCGTATCGTTCCCCCGGATACCGACGGCGACGTAGGCCCGAACCACTACGTTCAGTGGATCAACCTGGTGTCGGAGATCTTCGACAAAAACGGCAACACGATCATGGGACCGTTCGCCGGCAACCTGTATTTCCAGGGCCTGGGCGGCGACTGCGAAGCCAACAACGATGGCGACCCCGTCGTCCTTTACGACGAAAGCGCCGATCGCTGGCTCGTCAGCCAGTTCGCGGTCACGGCTTCTCCCTACTCCATGTGTATCGCCATCTCGCAGACCGCCGACCCCACGGGCGCCTACAACCAGTACGAGTTCAATTTCGGAACGGATTTCCCCGACTATCCGAAGCTCGGCATCTGGGGCGACAGTTATACCATGACCACGCGCGACTTCGCGAATGGCGCCTCCTTCGCCGGCCAGAGCGCCGTCGTCATGGATCGCGACGCGATGCTCAACGGTCAGCCGGCCACCATGGTCCGCTTCGCCAACGCGTTCGGTTTGAGCGCGGATGGTCGCCTCGCCGGTGATTCCGATGCGCCCATTTCCGGCCCGGTGATCTTCGGCGGACACGGCGACGATGGCAACTCGACCTTCGAACTCTGGGAGCTGAATGTTGACTGGAACAACCCTGGTGCGGCTACTCTCAACAGCATCGCCGGCGTTTCCGTCCCTGCGTTCGACGGTGTTACACCGAACGCTACGCAGCCTTCTCCTGGTGAAACGCTGGCCGCACTGCCCTTCTTCACCATGCACCGCCTCAATGTGCGTGATTTTGGCACGCACCTGTCGATGGTATCCAACCATACGGTGGAAGTGAGCCCCGGCGTTCTCGGTGTTCGCTGGTACGAGTTCCGTAAAACCACCGGCAACTGGACGCTTTACCAGTCCGGCACCTACAGCCCGGACTCCGACGACCGCTGGATGGGTTCGATCGCGATCAACGCCGCCGGCGATATCGCGCTCGGCTATTCGCGCTCCGGCAGCTCGATGTTTCCGTCCATCTACATGACGGGGCAGACGGCTGACCAGAGCGGCACCGGTGTCATGAACGTGGCCGAAACCTTGCTGCACGCCGGCGGCGGCGTACAGACGGGCTCCTCCAGCCGCTGGGGCGACTACAGCATGATGTCCGTCGACCCGAGCGATAACAACTCGTTCTGGTTTACGACCGAATATTATGCGGCCACGGGAAGCTTCGACTTCAACACCCGCATCGCGTCGTTCAACCTCGGCGGTGGGGGCACGGGTAACATCAATCCGGTTGCGAGCTTCACGTCGTCCTGTACGCTGCTGAGCTGCGACTTCACCGACACCAGCTCGGACGCCGACGGCAGCGTCGTGTCCTGGAGCTGGACGTTCGGCGACGGCGGCACCTCAACGGCCCAGAACCCGAGCCACGCGTACGGAGCCAACGGCACCTACACGGTCGGCCTCACGGTGACGGACGATCAGGGCGCCACGGGTACGACGAGCAAGACGGTTACCGTAAACGACGGCACCACGACGGGAACGATGCACGTCGAAACGATCGTTACGGCGGTTGTCAAATCGGGTGGCGCTCCCGTCGGACAGGCTACGGTAACCATCTTTGATGAGAACGAAAGCCCTGTCGCCAATGCGACCGTCAATGGAACGTTCTCGGGCGATCTATCCGGCAGCAGCAGCGCTGTCACCAACTCGAGCGGTGTTGCCGTGATTCAGTTGGGCGGCGCCGTGAACAGGAATTCGGTCGTCAACTTCTGCGTGGATACTGTGGCGGGTTCGCTTACGTACGATCCGGCCCAGAACGAGTCCGCAGCATTTGCCTGTGGTGAACCGCCTCCCCCGGGCGACTTCATGCACGTCCACGATCTCGTGACGACGGTCACGCGCGATGCCAACCGCAATCGCGTCGGCCAGGCGACGATCACCGTCTATGATGAAAACGAAGTGCCTGTCGCCAACGCGACCGTAGCGGGTACGTTCTCGGGCGATCTCGTCGCCACGGGTAGCGCGGTCACGGATGCGAACGGTGTCGCCATCATCCAGGCGGGCACCGGGCTGTCCAAGAATGCGGTGGTTAACTTCTGCGTCGACGACGTAACGGGTGCGCTCACCTACGACGCCGGCCAGAACGAAAACGCCGCATGGGATTGCGCCGGCGCCGCCCCTGCCGCGAAATCGATCGCCATCGGCAAGGACGTGTTGAACCTGCAGTCCGATCTGCCGGTCGACTTCGACCTGGCGCAGAACTACCCGAACCCGTTCAACCCGACGACCATCATCGCCTACGCGGTGCCTGAGGCGTCGGACGTGACGGTCAAGGTGTTCAACATGCTCGGACAGGAAGTGGCCACGCTGGCTACCGGTCACCATGAGGCCGGCCGCTACCAGGTCTCCTTCAACGCGAGCAACCTCAGCGCCGGCATCTACCTCTACACGATCAAAGCCGGCAGCGTCGCCATCACCAAGCGGATGACGTTGTTGAAGTAA
- a CDS encoding SDR family oxidoreductase, with protein sequence MRLQNKTALVTGGGTGIGRAIAERFVGEGARVAISGRRQEQIDETVAALRRAGGDAIGIQGDVSVEADAARMVETVIEHWGRLDVLVNNAATIVSRTPLGDTPVEAWDRMMDINVRGVFLVCRAALPAMTQAGGGAIVNIASVAGHRGQPTNAAYSTTKGAVLNLTRSLAADYGPHGVRVNSVSPALVETEMARTRLKPGESWDERAVREWVPNYPIGRLGRPEDIANGVLFLASDEASWITGIDLLIDGGYMAKL encoded by the coding sequence ATGCGATTACAGAACAAAACCGCCCTGGTGACGGGTGGCGGCACGGGCATTGGGCGCGCCATCGCCGAGCGTTTCGTCGGCGAAGGCGCGCGTGTGGCGATCAGCGGGCGCCGGCAGGAACAGATCGACGAAACGGTCGCCGCGCTCCGCCGCGCCGGCGGCGACGCGATCGGCATCCAGGGAGACGTTTCGGTCGAGGCCGACGCCGCGCGGATGGTCGAGACCGTGATCGAGCACTGGGGCCGGCTCGACGTGCTCGTGAACAATGCGGCGACCATCGTGAGCCGCACGCCCCTCGGCGACACCCCCGTCGAGGCCTGGGATCGCATGATGGACATCAACGTGCGCGGCGTCTTTCTGGTCTGCCGCGCGGCGCTGCCGGCGATGACGCAGGCCGGAGGCGGCGCGATCGTCAACATCGCCTCGGTGGCCGGCCACCGGGGACAACCCACCAACGCCGCGTACAGCACCACCAAGGGAGCCGTCCTGAATCTCACCCGGTCCCTCGCCGCCGATTACGGGCCGCACGGGGTACGGGTAAACTCCGTGTCGCCGGCGCTCGTCGAGACCGAGATGGCGCGAACCCGCCTGAAGCCGGGCGAGAGTTGGGACGAGCGCGCCGTCCGGGAATGGGTGCCCAACTACCCCATCGGGCGGCTTGGCAGGCCGGAGGATATCGCAAACGGCGTCCTGTTTCTGGCGTCCGACGAGGCGTCGTGGATTACGGGCATCGACCTGCTGATCGACGGCGGATACATGGCGAAACTATAG
- a CDS encoding CRTAC1 family protein: MEMHIASLTALLCMLILFGRAGCGSPPESPTQAAAPSRPWFEDVARPSGIAFDHVRAVQPRFLFPEIMSGGAAWIDYDRDGDLDLYLVQGGEPDAARPRGPGNRLFRNDGAAGFADVTTEAGVGDTGYGMGAAVGDYDGDGDDDLYVTNVGPNVLYRNEGDGRFTDATAEAGVGHPGWGASAAFVDYDEDGRLDLYVVNYIHWSTGQELECASGGAGRDYCHPENYRAPATDVLYRNIGKGRFEDATPASGIGTVAANGLGVAPGDFNDDGRIDFYVANDGNPNQLWINQGDGTFVDRALRAGAAVNRQGMSEAGMGVVAVDIEADGDLDLFVTHLRDESNTLYRNDGGFFEDVSVSTGLASPSLPYTGFGLAMGDFDRDGWLDLFVGNGRVGRAGAVGREDPFAEPNQLFRGIGPGRFEELQPEGGVAPPLVATTRAVAMADYDNDGDLDLAIVNNQGPFHLLRNVTAPAGNWVGFDVRRADGQPAIGARVRVQAGGVARWRLVQRAGSYQASNDPRVLFGLGASTAIDSVSVLWPDGHREPFPPPVLGAYTVLREGTR; the protein is encoded by the coding sequence ATGGAGATGCACATCGCCTCGCTTACCGCCCTCCTCTGCATGCTCATCCTGTTCGGGCGTGCCGGCTGCGGATCCCCCCCGGAGTCGCCCACGCAGGCCGCGGCCCCTTCCCGGCCCTGGTTCGAGGACGTAGCGCGTCCGAGCGGCATCGCGTTCGATCATGTGCGGGCGGTGCAGCCGCGCTTTCTGTTCCCCGAGATCATGTCGGGCGGGGCGGCATGGATCGACTACGACCGCGACGGCGACCTCGACCTCTATCTGGTGCAGGGAGGCGAACCGGACGCCGCGCGACCCCGCGGCCCCGGCAACCGGCTCTTCCGCAACGACGGTGCCGCCGGTTTTGCAGACGTCACCACCGAGGCCGGCGTAGGCGACACCGGCTACGGCATGGGCGCCGCCGTCGGCGATTACGACGGGGATGGCGACGACGACCTGTACGTCACGAACGTCGGCCCCAACGTCCTCTATCGCAACGAGGGCGACGGCCGTTTTACCGACGCGACGGCCGAAGCCGGCGTGGGACATCCGGGCTGGGGCGCCAGCGCGGCGTTCGTCGACTACGACGAGGACGGACGCCTCGATCTCTACGTGGTCAACTACATCCACTGGTCCACCGGGCAGGAACTCGAATGCGCGAGCGGGGGCGCGGGGCGCGACTACTGCCATCCCGAAAACTACCGCGCGCCGGCCACCGACGTCCTCTACCGGAATATCGGAAAAGGCCGCTTCGAGGACGCCACCCCGGCGTCGGGCATCGGGACCGTGGCGGCGAACGGCCTGGGCGTTGCCCCGGGCGACTTCAACGACGACGGCCGCATCGATTTTTATGTCGCCAACGACGGCAACCCGAACCAGCTGTGGATCAACCAGGGGGATGGCACCTTCGTCGACCGCGCGCTGCGCGCCGGGGCGGCCGTAAACCGGCAGGGCATGTCGGAAGCCGGCATGGGCGTGGTGGCGGTGGACATCGAAGCCGACGGCGACCTCGACCTCTTCGTCACCCACCTGCGCGACGAGTCCAACACCCTCTACCGGAACGACGGCGGCTTCTTCGAGGATGTCTCGGTCTCGACGGGACTCGCCTCGCCCAGCCTGCCCTATACCGGCTTCGGCCTTGCGATGGGCGATTTCGATCGCGATGGATGGCTCGATCTCTTCGTGGGCAACGGGCGCGTCGGCCGGGCCGGCGCCGTGGGGCGCGAGGATCCTTTCGCCGAACCCAACCAGCTCTTTCGCGGCATCGGCCCCGGCCGCTTCGAGGAACTGCAGCCGGAAGGCGGCGTGGCGCCGCCGCTCGTCGCCACCACGCGCGCCGTGGCCATGGCCGACTACGACAACGACGGCGACCTCGACCTCGCCATCGTCAACAACCAGGGGCCGTTTCATCTGCTCCGCAACGTGACGGCTCCCGCCGGCAACTGGGTCGGTTTCGATGTTCGCCGCGCGGACGGGCAGCCGGCGATCGGGGCCAGAGTGCGGGTGCAGGCCGGCGGCGTGGCGCGCTGGCGGCTCGTCCAGCGGGCCGGCAGTTACCAGGCGAGCAACGACCCCCGCGTGCTCTTTGGCCTCGGCGCATCGACCGCGATCGACAGCGTCTCCGTCCTCTGGCCCGATGGCCATCGCGAACCCTTCCCGCCGCCGGTCCTCGGCGCCTACACGGTGCTGCGCGAAGGCACGCGCTGA